TGCTACACAGGTATTTTTCTTGGAAGATACAAAATTAGGGCCATGTTGGCGAGTGCTACAAGAATTTGGCCACCGACATATATTTGTTGTCGAAGAGTCCGACACAAACCAACCAATCCATGAACAAGTACAAATGAGATCTCAAGAGGCATACCAAGAGGAGCATATTTCATCTAGAGATGGTGCAGTGAGAGACATTCCTCCAGATATGGATTTGTTGCACATGGATAATGAACCAGGCAGCCCTATTAGTAGAGACCTCGTCGAGAGCATCCGTCGACAAAAACATATTGCTCAAGGTGATGAAGCAGACCgcgaagatgaagatgaaaccTACCTTGAGTACCatagtccagaagaaggcaataCTTCAGGAGAAGACAGTGATGTTGATTGACCTTTGCATTTCTAGACATATGTGAACCATGCATGAACTTTTCTGTTATTGACTTTGTTGTATTTCAATTATGCTACTACATTTGTATCTGAATTATGAGATTGCAAGACCTTATATGCAATGTTTCTGTTTATAGTGTATACTTCATGTGTGATGCAAGTTACAGTAGTGTCCAGATTTTATTCACAtgatgtgtgtgtatatatatgggGACTTCATGTGTCATGCCCAGAATCTGTCCTAAAATGGATTTCTGGGTTTTTATGACCCCAAGGCCATGTCATGGAATGTACATAATTTGTCACAAAATGTATTGGCCGGAAGTAACATACATTCTGCCAATATTTCATCACGCACAAATTTGCTAAATACACTATTCCATTTCCTTCCTTTTCATTTCTTGCTTGCCTAAATGCTAGCCCATCCAATATTGACACATAATATTTCACACATGAATAAAATGCATTGCTTGAAAAAAGAACCAGTTTGCATTGCTTGACCATTGACCAGATTGCAATGCTAGAAAATGCACCACCTTGTTCTTACATTACAAAAGCGAAGACCAACTGCACCAGATTGCATTGTTCATACTACACTACAACCATCACCTACAAAGACTAAAATACATTATGCAGTGAACTTGACTTCACTGCCTGCCTGCAACAtacatcaacacacagccaagaccaACTACTAAaacagacatcaaaaggttgaactTGCACGCAAGATTGTCCACCTTGGCCTCAATCTGTAGTTCACCAGCACGCATATTCATGACCATTCTCCCAGATGATGCATCTTCTACCTCTTCAGCTTCATCACCAATGTCCACTGCCAGGGGGAATTTGTGGATTGCGACAATGCCAAGCTCCTCCAGCTTATCCAAATACTGCCTTTGGAAATTATAGAACCCGCAAAGCTTAGGAAACTACAACAATAACAAAACAATTTCGTTAACCATAGCTGGATAAACAGGGATGAAGAACTTCTCAGCTCAAATCATACAAGTGGATGCTCACTGAGTTCCGTGGACATTTGAAGAACACACGCAGGTAGTTCTCGGTCGTGTCCTTCCCTGACCGCCTCTCTATCACCCTCGCCATCCCACAGTCAGGGCATGGGATCAAGGGGAGTCTAGTCTCCTTACCAAGAGGATATGGCTGCAGCTCCCACATCGAGCTTGGCTCCAGATGGCGCTCAACCATCCTGGACGCTCCACTGCCCCTCGATTGAGTAGCCGACCTACCCCACTTGGACATggcgccgtcgtcgccgtcgccgccacagCAGTCTCCTGGAACCGTCCAGCGCCGTCAGCTGGGGAGAGGGGGAGCTGGCTCCGCCCAGAGGCAGCATGACGGCGGCCGTGCTCTACCACCCCGACCGACGCTCGCCCAGAGGCCCACCCACACGCTGAGATCAGACTGCCCTGCTCCGCCTGCCCGCACGCACTGGCCTCACGCCCGGGTCCGCCCACCCGCACGCCCTGGCCTCACACCAGAGGCCACCTgctccgcccgcccgcacgtcgagatccgccgcccgccctggcGTCCCGCCGAGATCCGCCACCCGCCGTGCTCCACCAGGCCGCCCGCCAAGCTTGGCCTGCCTGCCCGCAACGCTACACCGACCCACCCACCGCCGGCATCCGCACTCGGTAGCCGCGGTCCGCTCACCCGGAcgctgcccgcccgccgcccgaacACCGCCCGCCGCTGTGTGGGAGTGGGGAATTTTGGGGAACGATTCGAAATGGCCAAGTTCAACTTCTGTTCGGGGATCATGTTATAATTAACAAACAATGACGTACAGAAAAGGTCACAAAAAACCACTTCATATCGTCATTAAAACCATAACAGACGATCGGCTACTCTGGTTGACATTTTGTGATGACACCAGGCATCTTTATGTGACCAAAAGAAGAGAGTGGTCATAAATAGTTCAAGGGCTCATGAATTTATGACGACATAGATTTTGTCGTCATCTAATGTTACAATATATGACGATATTTGTCCTCGTCATGCGGACTTTTGTCATAAAAAATCCTTGTAGTGGTAGGATGTGGAGGAACAGTCATTTTCACCCTACAacggggaacaccttcttcttcatactctactccatcataaggtggaggctcagtatagccaaacacctgaagagattcccacaaaagatgaggaaaaccctcctaatgcaaagcattggtatg
Above is a genomic segment from Panicum hallii strain FIL2 chromosome 8, PHallii_v3.1, whole genome shotgun sequence containing:
- the LOC112902189 gene encoding uncharacterized protein LOC112902189, with protein sequence MARVIERRSGKDTTENYLRVFFKCPRNSFPKLCGFYNFQRQYLDKLEELGIVAIHKFPLAVDIGDEAEEVEDASSGRMVMNMRAGELQIEAKVDNLACKFNLLMSVLVVGLGCVLMYVAGRQ